The Candidatus Binataceae bacterium genome includes the window ATGCGCCGAGGATTTCGAGACGGAGAACGACCGGCCGTTTCGCCTCGTTCTGTCGCCGAAGACCGTCGGATACGGCACCGAAACCGATTTGCGCGCCGACGATCTCGAGTTTTCGCTCTACGAGGGCGATGAAATCGACCTGGGTCCGCTGATTCGCGAGCAAATCCTGCTGGCGCTGCCAACCCGGCCGCTCTGCCGCGAGGACTGCCAAGGGCTATGCCCCAGATGCGGCGGCAACCGGAATCACGTACAATGCGATTGCCGCATCGAGACCTTCGACCCTCGACTCGAAGTGTTGCGGTCTATTAAACTGCAACGTTCCTGAGCGCGAATATCGCCTCCATAAACTGGAAGTAATTACAATGCAGGCACCTAAACGACGAACGTCTCATTCCAAGAAAAATAAGCGCCGCGCCCACGATGCGCTGCGCGCCGTCAATCCCGGCTCGTGCCCTTCGTGCGGCGAGCCCGCGATGCCTCATCGCGTATGCCGCCATTGCGGAGCCTATCGCGGACGCCAACTCGCCGCAGCGGCGGAGTAAGCAAAAGAGACTGCTGTGAAAATCGCGCTCGACGCGATGGGGGGCGATCTCGCTCCCAAAGCGACCGTTGAGGGCGCCGTTCTCGCCGCGCGCGACTTCGGCGTCGAGGTCGTGCTGGTCGGCGATCGCGAGGTCGTCGCGCGCGAGCTCGCCTCTCATGACGCGGCGAACCTTCCTCTCAAGATCGAGCACGCGCCCGAGACAATTATGATGGACGAGTCGCCGCTTGAGGCGGTGATCGCCAAGCCGCGCTCCTCGATGCATGTCGGTCTTGAGCTGGTGAAGCGCGGCGACGCTGACGCTTTCGTCAGTGCCGGAAATTCCGGTGCTCAGATGGCGGCCTCGATGATGGTGCTGGGTAATCTGCCGACCGTCGATCGCCCCGCGATCGCGTCTGTCGTGCCGACCTCCGAAGGTCTTGCGCTTTTGGTCGATGCGGGCGCGAATGTCGAGGTGAAGCCAATTCATCTCGTGCAGTTCGCGATCATGGGCAGCGTTTACTGGCGTCATGTGCGTAACGTATCGCGGCCGCGAATCGGGATTCTCTCCAACGGCGAGGAAAGCTCCAAGGGCACCGATCTCACGCGCGCTGCCGCGATGGTTCTCGGCCA containing:
- a CDS encoding DUF177 domain-containing protein; protein product: MKLRIDDITADPRDASFAEPAEDVNRVLEKGPIREYRVEDPIKVDVSYYRSGMDLFLSGHIKTRTEATCARCAEDFETENDRPFRLVLSPKTVGYGTETDLRADDLEFSLYEGDEIDLGPLIREQILLALPTRPLCREDCQGLCPRCGGNRNHVQCDCRIETFDPRLEVLRSIKLQRS
- the plsX gene encoding phosphate acyltransferase PlsX, which translates into the protein MKIALDAMGGDLAPKATVEGAVLAARDFGVEVVLVGDREVVARELASHDAANLPLKIEHAPETIMMDESPLEAVIAKPRSSMHVGLELVKRGDADAFVSAGNSGAQMAASMMVLGNLPTVDRPAIASVVPTSEGLALLVDAGANVEVKPIHLVQFAIMGSVYWRHVRNVSRPRIGILSNGEESSKGTDLTRAAAMVLGQMPSYVNYIGYVEGRDINRAKADVIVTDGFTGNVALKAVEGTIRTLLEALREEITASTTGTLGGLLIRPAARRLRGRLDPDTYGGAY